The genomic stretch GGATCTCTGAGCAATTATTTGGTTGTAACAAACCAACTGTGACTACAGGCGCTCTTACATGTGGGGACCTTGAACTATCCTTTTTATTCAAGATTAATGAAAATGACTCAATCCAGCATCACTATGAGCAAGATGGCAGCATTAATGATACAGAAAATGGACAGCCAAATTCTCCGAATCAGTGTGGTGCATCACAgcatcttctttctttgttgcaGAAGGGTACAGTCCTTACAGATTTGGCAGCATCTCCAGATAAAAGTCTTCTTTTTGAAGTTGGCACTGGCAGCAATGTGATTAGCATTTTTGGCCCGGAGAATGCTGGAAAATCTGACAATCAGGAAGCACTACGTGGAACTAGTTTTACAAAGGAGTTGCAATTAACTGATGCATCACTTTTTCTCCAAAAGGGTTCCCAATGCAGGGTTACAAAGGATGATGCTTCGCTGCCTTGTGGGTTTGCATCTCCAGTGATGGACAACAGTTTCTTTCCATCAAAAGTTGATGAATATGGACCCAGTGTGGTCAATCAAGAAGGCATTATGTCCTCAAGCTACAATACGCTAACTGATTCAAGTGAGATGAAGGGAAACAAGCAGGTCTCTGATGATATTCTGGCCAAAATTGGATCAAAAGTCCAACCTAAAGAGGGGTTGAAACTTAATCCTGTCAGGGACTTCGATGAAAAATCTGATTCAACCATTGAAATTTGTTTGCCTGATGAAGACAGTTTGATTACCTTTGATGACTACTGCTTTTTACCTGATGAGGACAGTCTGATTACAGGTGATGATGACTTCTGGCTTCCATCTGATGAGAATTCGTTGTTTAGCCCAAGTTCACAGGTTCATAATACTGAGAAGCCCTCTGGTCTAAATGTCACCCTCAGTCATGAAAACTCTTCTCAACTGCATTCAGAACATCCTACTGCCGACCGTATTTCTTATGGCTTTGTGGGCTTGGAGCCCTCTAATCACACTCGTGCACAGAAATCTTACCCACAGTTACATCACACTCAGCCATATACGGGACAGGCATTTTTGCATTCTCTAGGTTCTCAAACTTATCTGCATCCTGCGAGGAATTCCACGAAGGCAAAGACCTATCCTTCCACTCATTCTCCCCACAAGTTTTGCTCTACAAGTGTGCTACCCTCTCGTTTCCAGCAAACTCATGGTGAGCCAACAATGTTTGATCATCCTGTTAATCATATGCTGTTACAACAGATGTCCATCCCACACAAACTTCCTCCTCGCCAACTAAATGGACATCCGAGAGGTGTAATGCCTGATTTTCCCGTTAATCAAATAGCTTGTTACGGACGGGAGCTGAACCCAATGCAAGATTTTTACCCAACCTATGAGCAACCAAATTTTGCTGGTCTTGAAATGCCAAATCAGTACTTTATAGGTACCTTACTACTCCATAAACTAGATTTATGTGATGAATTTTTATCATGTTTGGGATAAGTTATTCAGAACTAAGATAAAATAGTGATGAGTTCTCTGCTATCTTTCATTTCTGTTGTGTCTTTAGATCCTCATGTTGCTAGAGACGATAATCACAGGAAGTTCAATGCTCTTTTTGGGAAGGAACTTGGAGCATCTTTTCCCGGAAGTGGACGTGGTCGAAGCAGTCTTTGCAATCAGGTTGACATAAGATTTTGGCATGAGCAATAGACCAGTATGTGCTTTTGGAGCTGTCTTCCTGGTACTCAACTAATTTCAGTAGTGGATATACAATTTTATCTTAGGGTTCATCTGCGACATAGGTAGTctagtgaaaaaaagaaagaagaagaaaaatcacaTTTGTACCTAAGAATTTGGTCGAGAATTGAGCActatataattcaaaaaaaaaaaaaaagaattgagcAGTATATATGGAaacacaggaaaaaaaaaaacatactacaAGGAACGActgatattttcaatttttaatattggCATTTTGGTTGTATGTGTTTGTTTGCTTATAGTTCCTATCGGGTTTCAACTTGGGAGTATAAGGAGGCTTCCCACCCCATCCCCCACCACCCCctcaacacacaaaaaaataataataataaaaatgggcATCGAACTCCACATATCCGGAGATGATTGCTATTGATCTATTTCCATTGGTCATACGAGcattcatatgatcatgtgtatGTGCTTGATATTAACAACTTAAATGTTTTAAATCATGGTACAAAGATGACATCGAATTACAAGGTTGCTGGTTAGTGTTGAACTTGGGATCGACCGGTTCAAATTGGCCATGTCTGGTTTAATGATTTGGTACACTGTTGAGCATTAGCAGCCCAtgagaaaaaagataaataccAGACTTTTTAATCTACATAAAACATCCACTAGCAATGAAGAACCAAATATTATTATACGAAGTAAATCAAGAATAAATAGCTTCCAGATAGGATTGATTACACTGGCATACACTAGCTAGGTATTGCGCCTTGCGCATTATCAGTAGATTAATCAAAAGCAAAACTTGACAACAAGAAGACCTACACTTAGTACACTATACAGGATCAGCCTTCAGAAAACAACTTCAACAACTATACATTCCCGCACTATgtattccttttatttttccttgttaacatatatacataacacAAAAATCTGTAGCCAAAGACCTCACTATAGGCAAACCAGTGCAGCAGATTATCAAGAGTCACAATGTCGCACTTTCCTCTGGCACCATCACGATGGGTGGTTGTGCACAAGCCAACACCGTAAGTAACAAAACTCTTCTGCCCAAGCTAAGCAACAGTCTTGGACTGCTCACTATACAAGGTTTTGTCTGCATCACCATAATCAGTTGTGTCTGTTTCAATCTCGTACGATGACAGCAACTTCCTCTGCACCAAAGCAAAAGATAAGCATCATATACACAAAGAGGCAATGATGCAGATGAACTAGTATAAATAAGCATTTactcggaaaaaaaaaaaagaagcaatagCATAAGACCAGTCTGAGGTGAACTGAACTATTGTGTCAAGAACCTAAGATTTGATCTAGACTTGCCAACCTCTAATCAGGTCCTTCCCTCGAGAGTTAAATATGGAACAGAGGAAGTGCCATTGCATGGTCAGAGAATATCACCTAGGAAACTACGACTAAAGCTATCAGCCACCCCAATCCAGGGACTGCCCACAATTTGGATTTGTTTCTGCCAAATATGCGTTCTGGCTACAAGAGGTGTCTATTTCTTTATTAGTAAGAGTCTAGTTCAGTTATTGGACCCTATTTATGGCCTATAGCTTTATTAGAGAAACTACCAAATGCATTATTAGTTCCTTCAAATATTAGGATTTGagcatttttttaaacaagttTAACGTACTTTCTTTCTTCCTATGTTCTAATTTGTACCATTAGTATTCTGAAGTATTATTCACAGCACTGAACAGCACAGAATCTTGTCTAATTTTACAAGCCAAAGCAACGTGAACCAACCATAAAACCCTACTTTTGTTGCATTTCAGAACATTTCAGGAATCAGTTTTCTTCGAGTTTGGCCCCTTCTGCCTTTGAACTCTAAACAACATAAACACTAATTCTTTTATACACCACCGTCTTAAATCCTAACTTCTCCAAGTGTAGCCAACCCCAATAAAAGATTGTAAACAGATTTTCCTATCTTACTTACGTCACAAAAACTAACCA from Corylus avellana chromosome ca1, CavTom2PMs-1.0 encodes the following:
- the LOC132161918 gene encoding uncharacterized protein LOC132161918 codes for the protein MSTASENRSSIVQSESDGTVEELHKQPKVSYTREFLISLAELDTCKQLPCGLDLSILREHDASNRSSQSSRGSDSGKCYDNLSRHSWQNSGHDGLLGAGFFPRVSGCLAGASSLGVREKGCLLHRSDEPYRPPRPYKAVPPLRRQISDSYKDETFGSSEHLSHEITEEERRRKASFELMRKEQKNQIQEKQNKISDDRKENLDPDMVALLQDSVKDKGPVDVCNESEQYAAPAASNHNSDNRASIEGCATIPTITPGFTSRFFEENLDRKSLTHSPATKSDYTKSLALCSSAFAPQSVEEDEKHGSGISSNMRGGSKVYGMPHGNATETSRLLSNGNELSPKLTTYTSQSAKVGISEQLFGCNKPTVTTGALTCGDLELSFLFKINENDSIQHHYEQDGSINDTENGQPNSPNQCGASQHLLSLLQKGTVLTDLAASPDKSLLFEVGTGSNVISIFGPENAGKSDNQEALRGTSFTKELQLTDASLFLQKGSQCRVTKDDASLPCGFASPVMDNSFFPSKVDEYGPSVVNQEGIMSSSYNTLTDSSEMKGNKQVSDDILAKIGSKVQPKEGLKLNPVRDFDEKSDSTIEICLPDEDSLITFDDYCFLPDEDSLITGDDDFWLPSDENSLFSPSSQVHNTEKPSGLNVTLSHENSSQLHSEHPTADRISYGFVGLEPSNHTRAQKSYPQLHHTQPYTGQAFLHSLGSQTYLHPARNSTKAKTYPSTHSPHKFCSTSVLPSRFQQTHGEPTMFDHPVNHMLLQQMSIPHKLPPRQLNGHPRGVMPDFPVNQIACYGRELNPMQDFYPTYEQPNFAGLEMPNQYFIDPHVARDDNHRKFNALFGKELGASFPGSGRGRSSLCNQVDIRFWHEQ